From Camelina sativa cultivar DH55 chromosome 20, Cs, whole genome shotgun sequence, the proteins below share one genomic window:
- the LOC104770455 gene encoding 21 kDa protein-like isoform X2 has translation MFHGPTALNSSYRLLSFSFTDITLVSREVMAPSHTHFIAAIVFTVIVAATTGHGRHNNGGEDIVHSSCEHASYPSLCVRTLSSYSGPTINNSRDLAQAAVRISLSHAQSAAKKLAAVRDSVGKKKKLEKGALVDCVEMIGDSVDELSRTLGVLKHLRVSGGSAKEFRWQMSNAQTWASAALTDDDTCLDGFQGIDGEIKTEVKQWMTKVARVTSNALYMINQLDETRGKPHVVHL, from the exons ATGTTCCACGGACCTACGGCTTTAAATTCTTCTTACCGACTACTCTCCTTTTCATTTACAGACATAACCCTAGTTTCG agagaagttatGGCTCCTTCACATACACACTTCATCGCCGCCATTGTCTTCACCGTCATTGTAGCCGCCACCACGGGACATGGTCGACATAATAATGGTGGTGAAGACATCGTACACTCCTCTTGCGAACACGCGAGCTACCCATCACTATGCGTCCGTACACTTTCATCTTACTCCGGCCCTACCATCAACAACAGCCGCGATTTAGCTCAAGCAGCCGTCAGAATCAGCCTCTCCCACGCACAAAGCGCAGCTAAGAAGCTTGCGGCGGTGAGAGACTCggtggggaagaagaagaagctggagaaAGGGGCACTCGTGGACTGTGTGGAGATGATTGGAGACTCGGTGGACGAGCTGAGCCGTACGCTCGGCGTTTTGAAGCATCTCCGCGTCTCAGGCGGTTCGGCTAAGGAGTTCCGGTGGCAGATGAGCAATGCACAGACGTGGGCTAGCGCTGCGCTTACAGATGACGACACGTGTCTTGATGGGTTTCAAGGTATCGACGGTGAAATCAAAACGGAGGTGAAGCAGTGGATGACCAAGGTGGCGAGGGTCACGAGCAACGCGCTTTACATGATCAACCAGCTAGATGAGACACGTGGCAAACCCCATGTCGTGCATCTTTGA
- the LOC104770455 gene encoding 21 kDa protein-like isoform X1, whose product MAPSHTHFIAAIVFTVIVAATTGHGRHNNGGEDIVHSSCEHASYPSLCVRTLSSYSGPTINNSRDLAQAAVRISLSHAQSAAKKLAAVRDSVGKKKKLEKGALVDCVEMIGDSVDELSRTLGVLKHLRVSGGSAKEFRWQMSNAQTWASAALTDDDTCLDGFQGIDGEIKTEVKQWMTKVARVTSNALYMINQLDETRGKPHVVHL is encoded by the coding sequence atGGCTCCTTCACATACACACTTCATCGCCGCCATTGTCTTCACCGTCATTGTAGCCGCCACCACGGGACATGGTCGACATAATAATGGTGGTGAAGACATCGTACACTCCTCTTGCGAACACGCGAGCTACCCATCACTATGCGTCCGTACACTTTCATCTTACTCCGGCCCTACCATCAACAACAGCCGCGATTTAGCTCAAGCAGCCGTCAGAATCAGCCTCTCCCACGCACAAAGCGCAGCTAAGAAGCTTGCGGCGGTGAGAGACTCggtggggaagaagaagaagctggagaaAGGGGCACTCGTGGACTGTGTGGAGATGATTGGAGACTCGGTGGACGAGCTGAGCCGTACGCTCGGCGTTTTGAAGCATCTCCGCGTCTCAGGCGGTTCGGCTAAGGAGTTCCGGTGGCAGATGAGCAATGCACAGACGTGGGCTAGCGCTGCGCTTACAGATGACGACACGTGTCTTGATGGGTTTCAAGGTATCGACGGTGAAATCAAAACGGAGGTGAAGCAGTGGATGACCAAGGTGGCGAGGGTCACGAGCAACGCGCTTTACATGATCAACCAGCTAGATGAGACACGTGGCAAACCCCATGTCGTGCATCTTTGA